TTCTTACAAATGATGGAGAATTAGCTTATGGATTAACTCATCCAAAGAATCAGGTTGTTAAAACCTATATAGCAACTATTAAAGGCAAGCCTGATGATGAGAAGCTTGATAAATTTAGAAATGGAATAAAAATTGATGGCTATACCACCTCTGAAGCTCAGATTGAAACGTTAAATTATGTGAATGATAAGAGCTTGATGAGAATTCAAATTCATGAAGGAAGAAACAGACAGATAAGGAGAATGTGTGAAGCAATAGGTCATCCTGTCATTTCTCTAAAGAGAATAGCAATAGGTGAATTAGAGCTTGGAACATTAAAAAAAGGTTGCTGGAGATTTTTGAGTGACGAGGAAATAGAATATCTGAAAAAAATCTAATCATTGCATTAATTTGTAATGATTAGATTTTTAGCTTATTTTTTAACGATTTTTACAGGA
Above is a window of Proteiniborus ethanoligenes DNA encoding:
- a CDS encoding pseudouridine synthase, whose protein sequence is MRLQKFMAQCGIASRRKSEEIILNRRVKVNGVTVTELGFKINPLKDVIIVDGKRIKHKEKKVYIIMNKPKGYVTTVSDEYDRKTVLDLLKNVKERVYPVGRLDYDSSGLLILTNDGELAYGLTHPKNQVVKTYIATIKGKPDDEKLDKFRNGIKIDGYTTSEAQIETLNYVNDKSLMRIQIHEGRNRQIRRMCEAIGHPVISLKRIAIGELELGTLKKGCWRFLSDEEIEYLKKI